Proteins from a genomic interval of Oscillatoria salina IIICB1:
- a CDS encoding WGR domain-containing protein, with the protein MELIKRTTLHFQSETSDKVYEVDLCQVEESGYLVNFRYGRRGGNLRSSTKTEQPVALSEAEKIFDKLVLSKTKSGYKEVTPTNKTPENRESAILTRLENGSDNKWSLERVIWRAGELKIKAATPFLINYIGTGEPLRDYCIAWALGRCGDEKAILHLRRLAENNSTPEFVQRIAWEAWFKLAYSATKNNLKEAKINQLSSQLQQLVREENYEEFAEALNTYLQTPLDTATHEFERWFRSIKPWEWEKQKRSKTTEIDRLPAEIRSQAGKHWLFSRALSSYLQKDVAKRYAIYDTLYQIDNEITRPAVLNFLKTARFVSPNFQAIRHIFKMAEYRLDIEVLALLSCRFDRERAVTYYAYSRRTREYLRRRIWRNLKQLGEENSSEYIQLAEAILLQYSDAEAQPARQTTSHRYNRSNSTRESYTRNWKEYGGYLVFNHILYENSNRYFLALNNRAWRYSSNYKPGDPEPKNREEAFPELWEKHPDSLLRLLLASEDRPVHNFAAKALRVCQEYWQEIDDETAIELLEKPYELTTELGFEIARDRYNPDDPNLDLIQALVNCNFAPARQQAHQWIEAATNHFLSSISFLTTLVTSPYQDTRLFARRLLSFAILPSDTAKILIVGIIAELLDLSPANKQEIIKDIADTLLQCFSTQLRQIGFPVILDLLDNSHPEIQILGAQILLNHETPATEIPAELIESLLTSANENIARIGLQIFAQLPETRLLEDWAIILAIANGSFASLRNSIRPIIQRLAQNYPDFSSQLVTELINLLQRKEATEGVHNFLILLLKEDIPGWMEIIDKESALKLTKAKSSAAQEIAGIVLNVNYQKWAQEFSTAKIVKLANHEILAIREAARLIFTENLARIRSSNQEKLTAVKLLEADWKDTQEFAWQVFNEEFTKEDWTPEVMISICDSIQEDVREFGRNLVTRTFAENYGQEYLLKFSEHPSADMQLFATNYLEEYAANDSEKLRDLMPYFISILSRVNKGRVAKNRVFAFLEAEANKSETAAEIVAEILTRQSLTIAIGDKAKAIQIMVKIKQKYPKISLPIQLKPVANVISS; encoded by the coding sequence ATGGAACTAATCAAACGCACTACCCTACACTTCCAATCCGAGACTTCTGATAAAGTGTACGAAGTCGATCTTTGTCAGGTAGAAGAATCTGGCTACCTCGTCAACTTCCGTTACGGACGGCGGGGTGGTAACTTAAGATCGAGTACCAAAACTGAGCAACCCGTTGCTTTAAGCGAAGCAGAAAAGATTTTTGACAAATTAGTTCTCTCGAAAACCAAAAGCGGTTACAAAGAAGTTACTCCTACTAATAAAACCCCAGAAAACCGCGAGTCAGCTATCCTCACTCGACTCGAAAATGGTAGCGACAACAAATGGTCTTTAGAAAGAGTAATTTGGCGTGCTGGCGAACTAAAAATTAAAGCAGCTACGCCCTTTTTAATTAACTATATCGGAACCGGAGAACCATTAAGAGATTACTGTATTGCTTGGGCTTTAGGAAGGTGTGGCGACGAAAAAGCAATTCTCCATTTACGACGTTTAGCTGAAAATAATTCTACTCCCGAATTTGTCCAGCGTATCGCTTGGGAAGCATGGTTTAAACTTGCATATTCAGCTACAAAAAATAACTTAAAAGAAGCAAAAATAAATCAATTATCCTCACAATTACAGCAATTAGTTCGTGAGGAAAATTACGAAGAATTTGCAGAAGCTTTAAATACTTATCTACAAACTCCTCTCGATACTGCTACTCACGAATTCGAGCGTTGGTTTCGTTCAATTAAACCTTGGGAATGGGAAAAACAAAAGCGAAGCAAAACTACGGAAATTGACCGCTTACCAGCAGAGATACGTTCTCAAGCAGGTAAACATTGGTTATTTTCTCGTGCTTTAAGTTCCTATCTCCAAAAAGACGTAGCCAAACGCTATGCTATCTACGATACACTTTATCAAATCGATAACGAAATTACTCGCCCTGCCGTCCTCAATTTCCTGAAAACAGCCAGATTTGTCTCTCCTAATTTTCAAGCAATTCGCCACATTTTCAAGATGGCAGAATATCGCTTAGATATCGAAGTTTTAGCTTTGCTTAGTTGTCGGTTCGATCGAGAAAGAGCAGTTACATACTATGCTTATAGTAGACGAACCCGCGAGTATTTGCGGCGGCGAATTTGGCGCAATCTCAAACAACTAGGTGAAGAAAATTCTTCCGAATATATTCAACTAGCAGAAGCAATTTTACTGCAATATTCTGATGCAGAGGCACAACCAGCCAGACAAACTACTTCCCATCGTTATAACCGGAGCAATTCGACTCGCGAAAGTTACACTCGCAACTGGAAAGAATACGGCGGTTATCTAGTTTTTAATCATATCCTCTACGAGAATAGTAATCGCTATTTTCTCGCGCTAAATAATCGTGCGTGGCGCTATTCATCAAACTACAAACCGGGAGATCCTGAACCCAAAAATAGGGAAGAAGCTTTTCCGGAATTATGGGAAAAACATCCTGATAGTTTGTTGCGGTTATTGTTAGCAAGTGAAGATCGCCCCGTACATAATTTTGCAGCCAAAGCTTTACGAGTTTGTCAGGAATACTGGCAAGAAATTGATGATGAGACAGCGATTGAATTGCTCGAAAAACCTTATGAATTGACAACAGAATTAGGTTTTGAAATTGCGCGCGATCGTTACAACCCTGACGATCCTAACTTAGATTTAATCCAAGCTTTAGTTAATTGTAATTTTGCACCAGCCCGTCAACAAGCCCATCAGTGGATAGAAGCCGCAACAAATCATTTTCTTTCCTCTATAAGTTTCCTAACTACATTAGTTACCTCTCCCTATCAAGATACTCGTTTATTTGCTCGTCGTTTGCTGAGTTTTGCCATTCTTCCCTCTGATACAGCGAAAATTCTCATCGTCGGAATCATCGCCGAATTACTGGATCTTTCCCCAGCAAACAAGCAAGAAATAATCAAAGATATTGCTGACACCTTACTGCAATGTTTCTCTACTCAATTGCGTCAAATTGGATTTCCGGTTATTCTTGATTTACTTGATAACTCGCATCCAGAAATTCAAATTCTAGGGGCGCAAATTTTACTTAACCATGAAACTCCAGCGACAGAAATACCAGCAGAATTAATCGAATCTTTACTGACTTCAGCTAACGAAAATATTGCTCGCATTGGCTTACAAATTTTCGCCCAACTCCCCGAAACTAGACTACTAGAAGATTGGGCAATAATTTTAGCGATCGCTAATGGCTCATTTGCTTCTTTGCGTAACTCAATCCGCCCGATTATCCAAAGATTAGCACAAAATTATCCCGATTTTTCCAGCCAATTAGTCACAGAATTAATTAACCTTTTACAACGCAAAGAAGCTACCGAAGGCGTTCACAATTTCCTCATCTTACTGCTAAAAGAAGACATCCCTGGCTGGATGGAAATTATCGACAAAGAAAGCGCCCTCAAATTAACCAAAGCTAAATCTTCCGCCGCCCAAGAAATAGCAGGTATCGTCTTAAATGTCAACTATCAAAAATGGGCGCAAGAATTTTCAACTGCGAAAATAGTCAAACTTGCTAATCATGAAATTCTTGCCATTCGCGAAGCAGCAAGACTCATATTTACTGAAAATTTAGCGCGAATTCGTAGTAGTAATCAGGAAAAATTAACCGCAGTCAAACTCTTAGAAGCAGACTGGAAAGATACGCAAGAATTTGCATGGCAAGTCTTCAATGAAGAATTTACCAAAGAAGATTGGACACCAGAAGTAATGATTAGTATTTGCGACAGTATTCAGGAAGACGTGCGGGAATTTGGACGTAATTTAGTAACTCGTACCTTTGCCGAAAATTACGGACAAGAATACTTACTGAAATTCAGCGAACATCCGTCGGCTGATATGCAACTTTTCGCTACCAATTACTTAGAAGAATATGCCGCCAACGACAGCGAAAAATTACGCGATCTCATGCCTTATTTTATTTCTATCTTATCTCGCGTTAATAAAGGTCGTGTAGCCAAAA
- a CDS encoding polymorphic toxin type 30 domain-containing protein, translated as MTSNQWNNFLHSTQGRYKTIQQASLAYRFRNIRGATYDRVIECIPQNATRRSLLPIPGKVTQGVEYKWRDRQDNTIRVRIHGPDPSAPLGSNARCGWVVRVQIAGRWLDYKGNFHHRNIHNQSSPYYDAKAVNDTHIPIQSPTGFI; from the coding sequence ATGACCAGTAATCAGTGGAATAATTTTTTACACTCTACTCAAGGAAGATATAAGACTATTCAGCAAGCTAGCCTTGCTTACAGATTTAGAAATATACGAGGAGCTACTTACGATCGCGTCATTGAGTGTATTCCCCAAAATGCAACTAGACGATCTCTGTTGCCTATTCCTGGTAAGGTTACTCAAGGAGTAGAATATAAATGGAGAGATCGCCAGGATAACACAATTAGAGTTCGTATTCACGGACCCGATCCTTCTGCTCCTTTAGGAAGTAATGCACGTTGTGGCTGGGTGGTTCGGGTTCAAATAGCTGGTAGATGGCTAGACTACAAGGGAAACTTCCATCATCGCAACATCCATAATCAAAGTAGTCCATACTACGATGCTAAAGCGGTAAACGATACCCACATTCCTATCCAAAGTCCCACAGGTTTTATATAA
- a CDS encoding DNA translocase FtsK, whose amino-acid sequence MLLYLREADEICKQINKLASEKILWLDTEIANWDTPNPRLSLIQVLANCQDLSGDCAYLLDVLNKPDLVNKFIQQIMANPAIEKVFHNASFDLRYLDKRRSKNVTCTLKLARKIGKHSLGTSNLKLKTLASELCGFANVDAEQQASDWGLRPLSQKQLQYAKMDTVYLAQVHLRLLELSKPNIKQNMSKTKQPENTSLNVTQVRVAFECPRLFYLQQHFGGRTLFLPRNRTKGVGTTFHKLADECISIAKQEPRFKELFKSSANNLRVADVALQMQQLFFELVFLPHLSKESPERAATLNEIWQGLITLFKHWAELLIKNRHHVSGEQVITRTFIAEELPLEHYFTLPDKTQQRLTGKLDSLIFDFSKHRLGVVEYKTYQPVDASAQLAQVALYSYMLQAKKKVPVDSAVYCIFPEFKEYYYSWEELENTVHELIPYKLQQMQSWLRWEKDAPNPPPQTTQLHLCEICPQQEKCQNYFSGDTNSAKNVADTPTKEENLVVSEPSQLKVDVDNLASNLVTILQSYNNIDVTLVGAVAAPAFIRVKLKPNLGVKIASLLRLTDDLQVQLATKEPPMIAPQAGYVSVDIPRSDRQIARFDDYIKSEQNAHNASVKIAIGVDLNGQLIEANLSDPNTCHFLVGGTTGSGKSEFLRSILLSLIYRHTPEQLQIALVDPKRVTFPEFADMAWLHSPMVKDSDRAISLMEDLVSQMERRYQLFENSRCGSIDTYNSKSVNPLPRIVCIFDEYADFMIDKESRKVLEDSIKRLGAMARAAGIHLIIATQRPDANIVTPIIRSNLPGRVALRTASEADSAIILGGKQTEAKYLLGKGDLLYLGGAEMQRLQSLFAPTIKLPE is encoded by the coding sequence ATGTTATTGTACCTGAGAGAAGCCGATGAAATCTGTAAGCAAATTAACAAATTGGCTTCAGAAAAAATCCTGTGGCTAGATACAGAAATAGCGAACTGGGATACACCTAATCCGCGACTTTCCCTGATTCAAGTGCTAGCAAATTGCCAAGATTTGTCAGGAGATTGTGCTTATTTATTAGATGTCCTAAATAAGCCAGATTTGGTGAATAAATTCATTCAGCAAATCATGGCAAATCCTGCAATCGAAAAAGTGTTTCACAATGCTAGCTTTGACTTGAGATATTTGGATAAACGACGCTCAAAAAATGTCACTTGTACCCTAAAATTAGCTCGCAAAATTGGCAAACATAGCCTAGGTACTTCTAACCTCAAATTAAAGACTCTCGCAAGCGAACTTTGCGGTTTTGCTAATGTAGATGCGGAGCAACAAGCAAGTGATTGGGGATTGCGTCCTCTTAGCCAAAAACAGCTACAATATGCCAAGATGGATACGGTTTATTTAGCTCAAGTACATCTCCGTTTATTGGAACTATCTAAGCCGAATATTAAACAAAATATGAGCAAAACTAAACAACCAGAAAATACTTCTTTGAATGTAACTCAAGTACGAGTTGCTTTTGAATGTCCCCGCTTATTTTATTTACAGCAACATTTTGGTGGGAGGACACTATTTTTACCACGAAATCGCACGAAAGGTGTGGGAACAACTTTCCATAAATTAGCTGACGAATGTATTAGTATTGCTAAACAGGAACCGCGTTTTAAAGAGTTATTCAAATCATCAGCAAATAATTTACGAGTCGCAGATGTTGCTTTGCAGATGCAACAACTATTTTTTGAGTTAGTTTTCTTACCTCATCTGAGTAAAGAAAGCCCAGAACGCGCTGCCACATTAAATGAAATTTGGCAAGGGTTAATTACATTATTTAAACATTGGGCAGAATTATTAATAAAAAATCGCCATCATGTGAGTGGAGAACAAGTAATTACTCGGACTTTCATTGCTGAAGAATTACCTCTAGAACATTATTTTACCCTGCCCGATAAAACACAGCAAAGGCTAACTGGTAAACTCGACAGTTTAATCTTCGATTTCAGTAAACATCGCCTCGGTGTAGTTGAATACAAAACTTATCAACCTGTGGATGCTTCAGCGCAATTAGCACAAGTAGCCCTCTACAGTTATATGCTGCAAGCAAAGAAAAAAGTGCCAGTTGATTCAGCCGTTTACTGCATTTTTCCAGAGTTTAAAGAGTATTATTATTCTTGGGAAGAGTTAGAAAATACAGTTCACGAGTTAATTCCTTATAAGTTACAGCAAATGCAGTCGTGGTTGAGATGGGAAAAAGATGCTCCCAACCCGCCACCGCAGACAACACAGCTTCATTTATGCGAAATTTGTCCCCAACAAGAGAAGTGTCAAAATTATTTTTCTGGAGATACAAATTCGGCGAAAAATGTTGCAGATACGCCCACAAAAGAAGAAAATTTAGTTGTTTCAGAACCTTCTCAACTAAAGGTTGATGTTGACAATCTTGCGTCAAATTTAGTAACTATTTTACAATCTTATAATAATATTGATGTTACTCTTGTGGGTGCTGTGGCTGCACCTGCTTTTATTCGCGTCAAACTGAAACCAAATTTAGGTGTAAAAATTGCTTCTTTGCTGAGATTAACTGACGATTTACAGGTACAATTAGCAACAAAAGAACCGCCAATGATTGCACCCCAAGCAGGTTATGTGAGCGTTGATATTCCTCGAAGCGATCGCCAAATTGCTCGCTTTGATGACTACATTAAATCCGAACAAAACGCGCATAATGCCAGCGTCAAAATTGCGATTGGCGTAGATTTAAACGGACAATTAATAGAAGCAAATTTATCCGATCCTAATACTTGTCATTTCTTAGTTGGGGGAACTACAGGAAGCGGGAAAAGCGAATTTCTTCGCAGTATTTTACTCTCTCTAATTTATCGCCATACACCGGAACAATTGCAAATTGCACTTGTCGATCCTAAACGAGTGACATTTCCGGAATTTGCAGACATGGCTTGGTTACACTCACCAATGGTTAAAGATAGCGATCGCGCAATTTCCCTGATGGAAGATTTAGTCTCCCAAATGGAGCGACGTTATCAACTTTTCGAGAATTCTCGTTGCGGATCTATTGATACATATAACTCGAAATCTGTCAATCCCTTACCCAGAATTGTTTGCATCTTCGACGAATACGCCGATTTCATGATCGACAAAGAAAGCCGCAAGGTACTCGAAGATAGTATCAAACGCCTGGGAGCAATGGCAAGAGCCGCCGGAATTCACTTAATTATCGCCACTCAGCGCCCGGATGCCAACATCGTCACACCCATCATCCGCTCTAATTTACCAGGAAGAGTCGCCCTGCGTACAGCCAGCGAAGCCGATTCAGCGATTATTTTAGGCGGAAAACAAACCGAAGCCAAGTATTTGCTAGGGAAAGGAGACTTATTGTATCTGGGCGGCGCAGAAATGCAGCGTTTGCAAAGTTTATTTGCGCCTACAATTAAATTACCAGAATAG
- a CDS encoding AAA family ATPase — translation MPSIEEIIQQEVNPFDSTTLYSSNFWREQQNEETNVNSIHQDAIATVEKLLAQVAKDNRPRSLILTGDVGSGKSYLLGRLKKQLNPKAFFAYIDPWPDSDYIWRHILRQTVDSLLHIPEGQEESQLLLWLGSLSALRNNSLVKNIFGERRTFIRNLRATYPTDIYNAKEFFNALYHLNNPELHPIACEWLRGDDLDEEDLQLLGVKSSNNSEDAAKNILNNFGFISRDSQPIVLCFDQLDNIPRLDDNHLDLQPLFNVNSTLHSQYFNSFLIIISLVTNTWRQHESRIQSADKVRVNAGLFNLKPITLDQAESLWKARLYPLHAQAQPKQADPLFPLSRKLLEEKFPRGKTLPRIALAVARQEYQKYKDSLIGIGVYPENINNQNGSTSLPKSKEKDPIAEFQLIWQQEYKKIQSRISKLNLIAAPELIRMLQEALSALEVKEIKPKLLSGKSSVNSFSYQHPQQNSRVGIVWTEDASMKTFYSVMKACEKVVNTKDCQKLYLIRNASLGKPSLAGNQIHRQIFSNPEHSHLRVNLTSVHKLATYHSLVNSALGNELVINDKAISLKELETLTREAEIFNDCKLLQDLGIVSEKEPTNDNGKEDRETKEFILNIAKTQGYLARKTLVEKTLHNYADLEQAKISEIIDQLCQEKQLKVYNPEKVSDQQFIVYLPKP, via the coding sequence ATGCCATCTATCGAAGAAATTATCCAACAGGAAGTCAATCCCTTTGACTCCACAACCCTTTACTCAAGTAACTTTTGGCGAGAACAACAAAACGAAGAGACAAACGTCAACTCAATTCATCAGGACGCGATCGCCACTGTCGAAAAATTACTCGCTCAAGTTGCGAAAGACAATCGTCCCCGCAGCTTAATTCTTACAGGTGACGTAGGTTCTGGTAAAAGTTATCTCTTAGGACGCTTAAAAAAACAACTCAATCCCAAAGCCTTTTTCGCCTACATTGACCCTTGGCCCGATAGCGACTACATTTGGCGGCATATTCTTCGCCAAACTGTTGATAGTTTGCTCCACATTCCTGAAGGTCAAGAAGAATCCCAATTGCTTTTGTGGCTAGGAAGTTTATCTGCCTTAAGAAATAACAGCTTGGTAAAAAATATCTTCGGTGAACGTCGGACATTTATCCGCAATCTCCGAGCAACTTATCCCACTGATATTTATAATGCCAAAGAATTTTTCAACGCGCTTTATCACCTTAATAATCCAGAATTACATCCAATTGCCTGTGAATGGTTACGCGGCGATGACTTGGATGAAGAAGATTTACAACTTTTAGGTGTAAAAAGTTCCAACAACAGCGAAGATGCTGCGAAAAATATTCTGAATAACTTTGGCTTTATTTCTCGCGACTCACAGCCAATTGTCTTGTGTTTTGACCAACTCGATAATATTCCTCGGCTAGACGATAATCATCTTGACTTACAGCCTTTGTTTAATGTCAATTCCACTCTTCACAGCCAATATTTCAACAGTTTTTTGATTATTATTAGTTTAGTAACTAATACTTGGAGACAGCACGAATCTCGTATTCAATCAGCTGACAAAGTCAGAGTAAATGCGGGATTATTTAACCTCAAACCAATTACCTTAGACCAAGCCGAAAGCCTTTGGAAAGCTCGTCTTTATCCTCTCCACGCTCAAGCACAACCCAAGCAAGCAGATCCTCTTTTTCCTCTTTCGAGAAAGCTTCTTGAAGAGAAGTTTCCTCGCGGGAAAACTCTCCCTCGAATTGCTTTAGCTGTAGCCAGACAGGAATATCAAAAATATAAAGACAGTTTAATTGGTATTGGTGTTTATCCTGAAAATATAAATAATCAAAATGGCTCAACGTCGCTACCCAAATCTAAAGAAAAAGATCCTATAGCTGAATTCCAACTAATTTGGCAACAAGAATACAAAAAAATTCAATCTCGGATTAGCAAACTCAACCTAATAGCAGCACCCGAATTAATCCGAATGCTACAAGAAGCTTTGTCAGCTTTAGAAGTAAAAGAAATCAAACCTAAGCTTTTAAGCGGCAAAAGTAGTGTCAATTCTTTTAGCTATCAACATCCCCAACAAAACAGCAGAGTAGGAATAGTTTGGACAGAAGATGCTAGCATGAAAACTTTTTACAGCGTCATGAAAGCTTGCGAAAAAGTAGTTAACACCAAAGATTGCCAAAAGTTATACTTAATTCGTAATGCAAGTCTGGGGAAACCTAGTTTAGCAGGTAATCAAATTCACCGACAAATATTTTCTAATCCCGAACATTCTCACCTGCGAGTAAATCTCACTTCGGTTCACAAACTAGCAACTTATCACAGTTTAGTAAACTCGGCTTTGGGTAACGAATTGGTAATTAATGACAAAGCCATTAGTTTAAAAGAATTAGAAACTTTAACTCGTGAAGCAGAGATTTTTAATGACTGTAAATTATTACAGGATTTAGGAATTGTTTCTGAGAAAGAACCTACCAATGATAACGGTAAAGAAGATCGAGAAACTAAAGAATTTATCTTGAATATTGCTAAGACACAAGGCTACTTAGCGAGAAAGACTTTAGTAGAAAAAACTCTACACAATTACGCTGACTTAGAGCAAGCCAAAATTAGCGAAATAATCGACCAGCTTTGTCAGGAAAAACAACTAAAAGTTTATAACCCTGAGAAAGTATCAGACCAACAATTTATTGTCTACCTTCCCAAACCCTAG
- a CDS encoding glycosyltransferase family 2 protein: MAKISVCIPTFNRVNLLKTALESVFQQTTTDWELIVCDDGSSDETPKLMSRYQEKDDRVNYIRHAENIGKSNNMRSGFAAATGEYFLKFDDDDRLTPEFLAKTSAILDTHPEVDFVGTDHWIIDINNLRDESATKINSQKWGRSQLAEGIVANLLTVVFVRQSFQIGATLFRRATLQKVGYMLPNIQNCEDNDLFVRLALAGKRGYYLPEKLMEYRVHAEQQGIKRAIPYLRDKINYLKNYQFESAKLEKIRQERLSEAQLMLGLRLIETGETRAGRELVKAGKSFSPSKARTGLVLSWLPLGIRKKAFETLRRGKSS, translated from the coding sequence ATGGCAAAAATAAGTGTATGTATACCAACTTTTAATCGTGTTAACTTGCTAAAAACGGCGCTGGAAAGCGTTTTCCAACAAACAACTACCGACTGGGAATTAATTGTTTGTGATGATGGTTCCTCGGATGAAACCCCAAAGTTAATGTCTCGCTATCAGGAAAAAGACGATCGCGTAAATTATATCCGTCATGCGGAAAATATTGGTAAAAGTAACAATATGCGCTCTGGTTTTGCGGCTGCAACTGGCGAGTATTTTCTTAAGTTTGATGACGACGATCGCCTCACGCCCGAATTTCTTGCTAAGACCAGTGCTATCCTAGATACACACCCTGAAGTGGATTTTGTCGGGACAGATCACTGGATAATTGATATTAATAATCTCCGGGACGAATCAGCAACCAAAATTAACTCGCAAAAATGGGGTAGAAGTCAACTCGCAGAGGGAATAGTTGCAAATTTATTAACAGTTGTTTTTGTCAGACAAAGCTTTCAAATTGGGGCAACTTTATTTCGCCGCGCGACTTTACAAAAAGTCGGTTATATGCTACCAAATATTCAAAATTGCGAAGATAACGATTTATTTGTCCGTTTAGCCTTAGCAGGAAAAAGAGGTTATTATCTTCCGGAAAAATTGATGGAATATCGGGTTCACGCCGAACAACAAGGAATCAAGCGAGCAATACCTTATTTAAGAGATAAAATTAACTATTTAAAAAACTATCAATTCGAGTCAGCAAAACTAGAGAAAATTCGTCAAGAACGGCTGTCAGAAGCGCAATTAATGTTAGGATTGCGTTTAATTGAAACTGGAGAAACCCGAGCGGGACGAGAATTAGTTAAAGCAGGTAAATCTTTCTCTCCCTCAAAAGCGAGAACAGGGTTAGTTTTGTCGTGGTTGCCGTTAGGAATCAGAAAAAAAGCCTTTGAAACTTTGCGGAGAGGAAAATCGTCTTAA
- a CDS encoding Npun_R2821/Npun_R2822 family protein → MTSQGIYTLANDNVYDQLVALLNSIEVNVSSQIPICIIPYDDRLELVKQEIASRPNVTLFENTESIQRWEDFAREVWAVHPRAKEKNLQLTPWYQQHLQRKFVAFDGDFDKFVFYDGDSLAMKPLDDVFAKLDTYDFVFDDWEHKKPEAFASLNISQIVAVSSYQAEEIRSKLHCGSFFASKRGLFSPTEIAAFKKKLIADREINWINEKGWWDDVFLFNYLTLRAESSIFNYTLSPNSQERTGNCANADPLIDIDNILYNQQGQKPIHRIHYMGYPYQDFTNLAKGKDVDIPHKNVFLHYRFLKEPENKPEKFQYPNLLQKTKKKIYQFGRKLKAKMYNQFRRFR, encoded by the coding sequence ATGACCTCTCAGGGAATTTATACTCTCGCAAACGATAATGTTTACGACCAACTTGTTGCTCTCCTTAACAGTATCGAAGTTAACGTCAGTAGCCAAATCCCAATATGTATAATTCCTTACGACGATCGCCTCGAACTTGTCAAACAAGAAATAGCATCCCGCCCCAATGTTACTCTTTTTGAGAATACTGAATCAATTCAACGCTGGGAAGATTTTGCCCGGGAAGTTTGGGCGGTTCATCCTCGAGCAAAAGAAAAAAATTTGCAACTTACTCCTTGGTATCAACAACATTTACAAAGAAAATTTGTAGCTTTTGATGGTGATTTTGATAAATTTGTTTTTTATGATGGCGATAGTTTAGCGATGAAACCGCTAGATGATGTTTTTGCCAAACTAGATACCTATGATTTTGTCTTTGATGATTGGGAACACAAAAAACCAGAAGCATTTGCTTCCTTAAATATCTCTCAGATTGTGGCTGTCAGTAGTTATCAAGCAGAAGAAATTAGATCTAAGCTACATTGCGGCAGTTTTTTTGCTTCTAAACGAGGTTTATTTTCTCCAACCGAAATCGCCGCTTTCAAGAAAAAGCTAATTGCAGATCGAGAAATTAATTGGATTAATGAAAAAGGTTGGTGGGATGACGTTTTTTTATTTAATTATTTAACCTTACGTGCGGAAAGTTCCATCTTCAACTACACTCTTAGTCCCAATAGTCAAGAACGCACGGGTAACTGTGCTAATGCAGATCCTTTGATCGATATTGACAATATTCTTTATAATCAGCAAGGACAAAAACCGATTCATCGCATTCATTATATGGGTTATCCTTATCAGGATTTTACCAATTTAGCCAAAGGAAAAGATGTTGACATTCCTCATAAAAATGTATTCTTACATTATCGCTTTCTTAAGGAACCAGAAAATAAGCCTGAAAAATTCCAATATCCCAACTTGCTTCAAAAAACTAAGAAAAAGATTTATCAATTTGGACGGAAATTAAAAGCGAAAATGTATAATCAATTCAGGAGATTTAGGTAA